The proteins below are encoded in one region of Pontibacter deserti:
- a CDS encoding vitamin B12-dependent ribonucleotide reductase encodes MKKSKRPAGLSFARHFTTAAQNAYDMFRYELRSSTIRNPTGDVVAELNDVEVPTQWSQIATDILAQKYLRKAGVPQADGRTGAEKSAKQVVHRLVKCWQDWGSKYGYFASEQDAQVFYDELVYMLLGQYAAPNSPQWFNTGLYNSYSITGKSQGHYYVDPDTGEMKESGSAFERPQPHACFILSVQDDLGQKGGIMDLLVQEARVFKYGSGVGTNFSSIRGKDEALSGGGTSSGLMSFLRVSDRAAGAIKSGGTTRRAAKMVCLDLDHPEIQEFINWKKDEEKKVAALIAAGYSGDFEGEAYNTVSGQNSNNSVRIPNTFFKTLHQNGDWHLTARTDGKVLKSIPARNLWKQIAEAAWACADPGVQFDTTINEWHTSPAEGRINASNPCSEYMFLDDTACNLASLNLLRFFDEEKQAFDVAAFEHACRLWTVVLEISVLMAQFPSEVVAQRSYDYRTIGLGYANLGALLMVQGLPYDSDEARALSAGITSLMTGSAYRTSAEMAASLGAFAKYDINSEAMLRVMRNHRFATYNQPENYEKLSIKPHGLDQQLCPDYLLKAAQHAWDEALQQGKKYGYRNAQATVIAPTGTIGLLMDCDTTGVEPDYALVKYKKLSGGGYFKIINQSIPGALNKLGYSSEEIEAIVNYAKGHSTLTDSPHINPESLLQKGLTEEEITNLEAVLPKAYDLSSLFNVYTLGEACLQRLGYTSAEYQNPGFNLLHALGYTSKQIEEANDYVCGTMTVEGAPYLKPEHYAVFDCANRCGSKGKRFIHAEGHIKMMAAVQPFISGAISKTINLPNETTVEEVARCYELSWELGLKACSIYRDGSKLSQPLTSKSSSSVSEEKPAAETSIANEKYNAEQVLQAAKAILSDASNAGFREQLTRMVERRKLPDKRNGFTQKAKIDGHTVYIRTGEYADGSLGELFIDMYKEGASFRSILNCFAISVSLGLQYGVPLEEFVNRFTFTRFEPAGRVEHPNIKSATSVFDYIFRMLGYEYLNRKDLVHVQPEEPEIIDETPTVNLPEQATTIVTETSTKTNGKSYSVVTQSRTVLMEQTQQVLASMMGDAPICNVCGHITIRSGTCYKCLNCGNSLGCS; translated from the coding sequence ATGAAGAAAAGTAAACGTCCAGCTGGCCTGTCCTTCGCCCGGCACTTTACCACCGCAGCGCAAAATGCCTACGACATGTTCCGTTACGAGCTCCGCTCCTCCACTATCCGCAACCCGACCGGCGATGTGGTGGCAGAGTTGAACGATGTAGAAGTACCAACACAATGGTCGCAGATCGCGACAGATATACTTGCTCAAAAATACCTGCGTAAAGCAGGTGTACCACAGGCCGATGGTAGAACCGGCGCTGAGAAATCTGCTAAACAAGTGGTGCACCGCCTGGTAAAATGCTGGCAGGACTGGGGCAGTAAGTATGGCTATTTCGCTTCGGAGCAGGATGCACAGGTGTTTTATGATGAACTGGTGTATATGCTGCTGGGCCAGTACGCAGCACCTAACTCGCCTCAGTGGTTCAATACCGGGCTTTATAATTCCTATAGCATCACGGGTAAATCTCAAGGACACTACTATGTAGACCCGGACACAGGCGAAATGAAGGAATCAGGTTCTGCTTTTGAGCGCCCGCAGCCACATGCCTGTTTTATACTTTCGGTGCAGGACGACCTGGGCCAGAAAGGCGGTATAATGGACCTGCTGGTGCAGGAAGCACGTGTGTTTAAGTATGGCTCTGGGGTTGGCACTAACTTTTCAAGTATAAGAGGTAAGGATGAAGCACTTTCGGGTGGCGGTACTTCGTCGGGACTAATGTCGTTTTTAAGGGTGAGCGACCGCGCAGCCGGGGCTATAAAATCGGGTGGCACTACTCGACGGGCCGCTAAAATGGTGTGCCTGGACCTGGATCACCCGGAGATTCAGGAATTTATAAACTGGAAAAAGGACGAAGAGAAAAAAGTAGCTGCCCTTATTGCTGCCGGCTATTCCGGCGATTTTGAAGGCGAAGCATACAATACGGTTTCCGGCCAGAACTCCAACAACTCAGTACGGATACCAAATACCTTCTTTAAAACGCTGCACCAGAACGGAGACTGGCACCTGACTGCCCGAACCGACGGTAAGGTTCTGAAATCTATACCTGCGCGTAATTTGTGGAAGCAGATAGCAGAAGCAGCATGGGCCTGCGCCGACCCGGGCGTGCAATTCGATACAACTATAAACGAGTGGCACACCTCTCCGGCTGAAGGCAGAATTAATGCCTCAAACCCGTGCTCGGAATACATGTTCCTGGATGATACGGCCTGCAACCTGGCATCGCTTAACCTGCTGCGCTTTTTTGATGAAGAGAAACAAGCTTTTGATGTAGCCGCTTTTGAACATGCCTGCAGACTGTGGACAGTAGTTTTGGAGATATCGGTGCTGATGGCGCAGTTTCCTTCTGAAGTGGTAGCGCAACGCTCTTACGATTACAGAACCATAGGTTTGGGTTATGCCAACTTAGGCGCACTGCTTATGGTGCAGGGCCTGCCTTACGATAGCGACGAAGCGCGCGCTTTATCAGCAGGTATCACATCACTAATGACAGGTTCCGCTTACCGAACTTCCGCTGAAATGGCTGCTAGCTTAGGGGCTTTCGCTAAATACGACATCAACAGCGAAGCCATGCTGCGCGTGATGCGCAACCACCGCTTTGCTACTTATAACCAACCGGAGAACTATGAAAAGCTAAGTATAAAACCACACGGCCTGGACCAACAGCTTTGCCCGGATTACCTGTTAAAAGCCGCGCAACACGCCTGGGACGAAGCACTGCAACAAGGCAAAAAATACGGCTACCGAAATGCACAGGCTACCGTTATCGCCCCAACCGGAACCATAGGGTTACTGATGGATTGCGACACGACAGGTGTTGAGCCGGATTATGCGCTGGTGAAGTATAAAAAACTATCGGGTGGTGGTTATTTCAAGATCATCAACCAATCTATACCAGGCGCGCTTAACAAATTAGGTTATAGTTCTGAAGAAATAGAGGCTATAGTTAATTATGCCAAAGGCCATAGTACACTTACCGACTCACCGCACATCAACCCGGAATCTTTGCTACAAAAAGGTTTAACAGAAGAGGAGATTACCAACCTGGAAGCAGTATTACCAAAAGCATATGATCTGTCGTCGCTCTTTAATGTTTATACTTTAGGCGAAGCCTGTTTACAGCGTTTAGGTTATACTTCAGCTGAGTACCAAAACCCAGGGTTTAATTTGCTGCATGCCTTAGGCTATACTTCCAAACAGATAGAAGAAGCGAACGACTACGTTTGCGGAACAATGACCGTAGAAGGCGCGCCATACCTGAAGCCTGAACATTACGCTGTCTTTGATTGCGCCAACCGCTGCGGCAGCAAAGGCAAACGCTTTATACACGCCGAAGGGCACATTAAAATGATGGCCGCGGTGCAACCGTTCATTTCCGGGGCGATCTCTAAAACCATAAACCTACCCAACGAAACCACTGTGGAAGAAGTAGCCCGCTGCTACGAACTGTCTTGGGAACTGGGTCTGAAAGCCTGCTCTATTTACCGCGATGGCAGCAAACTTTCTCAACCTCTCACATCAAAAAGCAGCAGCTCTGTAAGCGAAGAAAAACCTGCTGCCGAGACAAGTATAGCCAACGAAAAATATAATGCAGAGCAAGTGTTGCAGGCAGCCAAAGCTATACTTTCAGATGCATCTAACGCAGGCTTCCGAGAGCAGCTGACTCGCATGGTGGAGCGCCGCAAACTACCGGATAAACGCAACGGATTTACCCAAAAGGCAAAAATAGATGGACATACGGTTTATATCAGAACAGGTGAGTATGCCGATGGATCTTTAGGTGAGTTGTTCATTGATATGTACAAGGAAGGTGCATCTTTCCGGTCTATACTTAACTGCTTTGCTATTTCAGTATCGCTGGGTTTGCAGTATGGCGTGCCGCTGGAAGAGTTTGTGAACCGCTTTACCTTTACCCGTTTCGAACCAGCCGGCCGTGTGGAGCACCCGAATATAAAGTCGGCTACCTCGGTGTTCGACTACATTTTCAGGATGCTGGGGTATGAGTACCTCAACAGAAAAGACCTGGTGCACGTGCAGCCCGAAGAACCGGAAATTATAGATGAAACACCAACTGTAAATCTACCAGAGCAGGCAACAACTATAGTTACAGAAACATCCACCAAGACCAATGGAAAGAGCTACTCAGTTGTTACCCAAAGTAGAACGGTGCTGATGGAGCAAACGCAACAGGTACTGGCCAGCATGATGGGCGATGCCCCCATTTGCAACGTGTGTGGCCATATCACTATCCGCTCCGGCACCTGTTACAAGTGTTTGAACTGCGGCAATAGTTTAGGCTGTAGTTAA
- a CDS encoding group III truncated hemoglobin: MTEKKDILRLEDVKLLVDTFYTRVRADELLGPIFDERIQDRWARHLDIMYRFWQTVLLDELTYQGAPGSKHITLPVDAAHFERWILLFYTTIDELFTGEKAEEAKWRAQKMADMFASKIEYYKQNKGRTIL; the protein is encoded by the coding sequence ATGACAGAAAAGAAAGATATACTGCGTTTAGAGGATGTAAAATTGCTGGTAGATACCTTTTACACAAGAGTGCGGGCTGATGAATTGCTGGGACCAATATTTGACGAGCGCATTCAGGACAGATGGGCGCGCCACCTGGATATTATGTACCGTTTCTGGCAAACCGTATTGCTCGATGAGCTGACTTACCAGGGCGCTCCCGGCTCAAAACACATTACCCTGCCTGTTGATGCAGCACATTTTGAACGCTGGATACTGCTGTTTTATACAACTATAGACGAATTGTTTACCGGCGAGAAAGCAGAAGAAGCAAAATGGCGTGCCCAGAAAATGGCCGATATGTTCGCCAGCAAAATAGAATACTATAAACAGAACAAGGGAAGGACAATTCTGTAA